One window from the genome of Nisaea sediminum encodes:
- a CDS encoding amidase — translation MQGLPDYDDFDATGLAEGVAKGDFSPDELLSTALERVDALNPALNAVTQVQADRARANIAAGLPDGALKGVPFLLKDLGAEAIGFPGNNGSRLLRNTTYSYNSTLVERLLSAGLVVFARTTSPEGGIGCATEAAVYGGPTRNPWNLNHTPGGSSGGSGAAVAAGIVPAAHGSDGGGSIRIPASSCGLVGFKPTRARLPDGPASGEGWGGMAIEGFLTRSVRDNALLLDIGSGPELGAPYVAPPLEGSFIEAMEKHPKGLRVALCTTTFDGDKVHPECAAAAEAAAKLLEQMGHHVEIARPEVDTMGMMQSWTSIVACGTALGVSQKLAKLGRELQPDDLEPVARSACEYARTISGADYLDALETVHAYGRQMAGFLDRYDLLVSPTLAEPPARVGRFSHDRESYLDYRLGPDGVFAYSPYTACFNASGQPAASLPLSWSRDGLPIGVHIAAPFGADELLMSVCAELERAAPWFNKRPPLAREGR, via the coding sequence ATGCAGGGCCTCCCGGACTACGACGACTTCGACGCAACCGGACTGGCCGAGGGCGTCGCGAAGGGCGATTTCAGCCCGGACGAGTTGCTCTCCACCGCACTGGAGCGGGTCGACGCCCTCAACCCCGCGCTGAATGCCGTCACCCAGGTTCAGGCGGATCGCGCCCGCGCCAATATCGCTGCCGGCCTGCCCGACGGAGCGCTCAAAGGCGTGCCGTTCCTGCTGAAGGATCTCGGCGCCGAGGCCATCGGTTTTCCCGGCAATAACGGCTCGCGCCTGCTCCGGAACACGACCTATTCCTACAATTCCACGCTGGTCGAACGGCTGCTCTCGGCCGGCCTCGTGGTCTTCGCCCGCACGACCTCGCCCGAAGGCGGCATCGGCTGCGCGACCGAGGCTGCGGTCTATGGCGGGCCGACGCGAAATCCATGGAATCTCAACCACACGCCGGGCGGCTCCTCCGGCGGCTCCGGCGCCGCGGTCGCGGCCGGGATCGTTCCCGCCGCGCACGGCTCCGACGGCGGCGGTTCGATCCGCATTCCGGCTTCCAGCTGCGGCCTCGTCGGCTTCAAGCCGACACGGGCCCGGCTTCCCGACGGCCCAGCCTCCGGCGAGGGCTGGGGCGGCATGGCGATCGAGGGCTTCCTCACCCGCTCGGTGCGCGACAACGCACTGCTGCTCGATATCGGCTCCGGCCCGGAGCTGGGCGCTCCCTATGTGGCACCGCCGCTCGAAGGCAGCTTCATCGAGGCGATGGAGAAACACCCGAAAGGTCTGCGGGTTGCGCTCTGTACGACGACCTTCGACGGCGACAAAGTCCATCCGGAATGCGCCGCGGCGGCCGAAGCGGCGGCGAAGCTGCTGGAACAGATGGGCCACCATGTCGAGATCGCCCGTCCCGAGGTGGACACGATGGGCATGATGCAGTCCTGGACCTCGATCGTCGCCTGCGGCACCGCGCTCGGCGTCAGCCAGAAGCTCGCGAAGCTCGGACGCGAGCTGCAGCCTGACGATCTGGAACCGGTCGCGCGCAGCGCCTGCGAGTACGCCCGGACGATCTCTGGCGCCGATTACCTTGATGCGCTGGAGACGGTGCACGCCTACGGACGGCAGATGGCCGGCTTCCTCGATCGCTACGACCTGCTGGTCAGCCCGACGCTCGCGGAACCTCCGGCGAGGGTCGGGCGTTTCTCCCACGACAGGGAAAGTTATCTCGACTACCGGCTCGGCCCGGACGGAGTGTTCGCCTATTCGCCCTACACAGCCTGCTTCAACGCTTCCGGCCAGCCCGCGGCCTCGTTGCCTCTGTCATGGTCGCGCGACGGCCTGCCGATCGGCGTCCATATCGCTGCCCCCTTCGGCGCGGATGAACTCCTGATGAGCGTCTGTGCCGAGCTCGAACGGGCGGCGCCCTGGTTCAACAAACGTCCGCCACTGGCAAGGGAGGGGCGCTGA
- a CDS encoding ABC transporter ATP-binding protein has product MTDVAVSAQSITKIFGPTEGGLRALDDVSVDIHTNEFFTLLGPSGCGKTTLLRMIAGFETPTFGSIILDGKDITTDPPFRRPVNTVFQSYALFPHLTVAQNVGFGLEMRGKQKAEIGAAVAEVLALVRMEQMAERYPSQLSGGQQQRVALARALAPRPSVLLLDEPLSALDLKLRKQMQIELKRMQLETGITFIFVTHDQEEALTMSDRIAVMSAGRILQIGAPREIYNAPANRFVADFIGESNFLPAEVAGAGTVKFGNGNSAPAVIPDTPSAGTRVTVAVRPEQIDLCPEADGILSGTISELVYFGTDMHAHIELGDGTVLVARVTARSDAGLEKGGRTGIRFATGALRVVEENA; this is encoded by the coding sequence ATGACCGACGTCGCGGTTTCGGCCCAATCGATCACCAAGATCTTCGGCCCGACCGAGGGCGGTCTCCGCGCGCTCGACGATGTCTCCGTCGATATCCACACCAACGAGTTCTTCACCCTTCTCGGCCCGTCCGGCTGCGGCAAGACCACCCTGCTCCGGATGATCGCCGGCTTCGAGACCCCGACCTTCGGCAGCATCATTCTCGACGGCAAGGACATCACCACCGATCCCCCGTTCCGGCGGCCGGTCAACACCGTGTTCCAGAGCTACGCCCTCTTCCCGCACCTGACGGTGGCCCAGAATGTCGGCTTCGGGCTCGAGATGCGCGGCAAGCAGAAGGCAGAGATCGGCGCGGCGGTCGCCGAGGTTCTGGCGCTGGTCCGCATGGAGCAGATGGCAGAGCGCTATCCCTCGCAGCTTTCCGGCGGCCAGCAGCAGCGCGTCGCGCTCGCCCGCGCGCTCGCGCCGCGGCCGTCCGTCCTGCTGCTCGACGAGCCGCTCTCCGCCCTCGACCTCAAATTGCGCAAGCAGATGCAGATCGAGCTGAAGCGGATGCAGCTCGAGACCGGCATCACCTTCATCTTCGTCACCCACGACCAGGAAGAAGCGCTGACCATGTCGGACCGGATCGCGGTGATGAGCGCCGGCCGGATCCTGCAGATCGGCGCCCCGCGCGAGATCTACAACGCGCCCGCCAACCGCTTCGTCGCGGACTTCATCGGCGAGTCCAACTTCCTACCCGCCGAAGTGGCCGGAGCCGGGACGGTCAAATTCGGCAACGGCAACTCCGCCCCCGCCGTCATCCCCGACACTCCGAGCGCCGGCACCCGCGTCACCGTTGCGGTCCGCCCGGAGCAGATCGACCTCTGCCCGGAGGCCGACGGTATCCTCTCCGGGACCATCAGCGAGCTGGTCTATTTCGGCACCGACATGCATGCCCATATCGAGCTCGGCGACGGAACCGTGCTCGTCGCGCGCGTCACGGCACGCTCCGACGCCGGCCTGGAGAAAGGCGGACGCACCGGCATCCGCTTCGCGACAGGCGCGCTGCGCGTCGTCGAGGAAAACGCATGA
- a CDS encoding ABC transporter permease, producing the protein MSEASGSLRTLEADAAARRVRRNWLLSLPALTLLLVGASGPLLIVLVYSFLKPGDFSGVIWEPSFNAWFQILFSRDIFDDTIGLADAHLTIFWRSVRLSLSTTLITLLLGLPTAYFIATRSGRQRMFWLFLITIPFWTNLLIRTFAILEMLRNEGIVNNALIDLGVIAEPLQILYTDTAVLIGMSYVYLPLMVLPLYAAIERLDFRLVEAGYDLYANRVQVFRRIILPIIKPGIVAGSILVFVPSLGAYVTPRVLGGGKNMMIGNFIELQFGQGRNWPLGASLSILLLFIVMAALLLYVRASSREEPHG; encoded by the coding sequence ATGAGCGAGGCGAGCGGCAGCCTTAGAACCCTCGAAGCCGACGCGGCGGCCCGCCGGGTCAGGCGCAACTGGCTGCTCTCCCTGCCGGCGCTGACACTCTTGCTCGTCGGCGCCTCAGGCCCGCTGCTGATCGTGCTGGTCTATTCCTTCCTGAAACCCGGCGATTTCAGCGGCGTGATCTGGGAGCCGAGCTTCAATGCCTGGTTCCAGATCCTGTTCTCGCGGGACATCTTCGACGACACGATCGGGCTCGCCGACGCGCATCTGACGATCTTCTGGCGTTCCGTCCGGCTCTCGCTCTCGACCACGCTGATCACGCTGCTGCTCGGCCTGCCGACGGCCTATTTCATCGCCACCCGCTCCGGCCGCCAGCGCATGTTCTGGCTCTTCCTGATCACCATCCCGTTCTGGACCAACCTGCTGATCCGCACCTTCGCGATCCTCGAGATGCTGCGCAACGAGGGCATCGTGAACAACGCGCTGATCGACCTCGGCGTAATCGCGGAGCCGCTGCAGATCCTCTATACCGACACCGCCGTGCTGATCGGCATGTCCTATGTCTATCTGCCGCTGATGGTGCTGCCGCTCTATGCCGCGATCGAGCGGCTGGACTTCCGCCTCGTCGAGGCCGGATACGACCTCTATGCGAACCGGGTGCAGGTGTTCCGCCGCATCATCCTGCCGATCATCAAGCCGGGCATCGTCGCCGGCTCGATCCTGGTCTTCGTGCCCTCGCTCGGCGCCTATGTGACGCCGCGGGTGCTCGGCGGCGGCAAGAACATGATGATCGGGAATTTCATCGAGCTGCAGTTCGGCCAGGGCCGGAACTGGCCGCTCGGTGCCTCGCTCTCGATCCTATTGCTGTTCATCGTGATGGCCGCGCTGCTGCTCTATGTCCGGGCCTCCTCGCGGGAGGAGCCGCATGGCTGA
- a CDS encoding ABC transporter permease: MAERRRKTFSVRQLPGVTPITMACFAALYAPIVIIVIYSFNAGDSVALWQGFSFRWYAIAAENELVQEATIRSLVIALWASGISTVLATMAALGTTRTARFPGNTFIYVMINQPLMVPEIVTAVALLIFFASIKVATGYSGLGYLILAHSAFCVPFAYLPIRARLEGMDRTLEIAAADLYATPWQTFRRVTLPLVLPGIVAGAMLAFVISLDDVIITEFVKSAGQDTLPTYMLGQLRRAVTPEVNAISTALLGLTIVLLTAFFLLTGRGNDKKP, from the coding sequence ATGGCTGAGCGCAGGCGGAAAACCTTCTCCGTCCGGCAGCTGCCGGGCGTGACGCCGATCACCATGGCCTGCTTCGCCGCGCTCTACGCCCCGATCGTGATCATCGTGATCTATTCCTTCAATGCGGGGGATTCGGTCGCGCTCTGGCAGGGCTTCTCCTTCCGCTGGTACGCCATCGCGGCGGAGAACGAGCTGGTGCAGGAAGCCACAATCCGCTCGCTGGTGATCGCGCTCTGGGCCTCCGGCATCTCGACGGTGCTGGCGACCATGGCGGCGCTCGGAACGACGCGGACGGCGAGATTCCCGGGCAACACCTTCATCTATGTGATGATAAACCAGCCGCTGATGGTGCCGGAGATCGTCACCGCGGTGGCGCTGCTGATCTTCTTCGCCTCGATCAAGGTCGCGACCGGCTATTCCGGCCTCGGCTACCTGATCCTCGCCCATTCCGCCTTCTGCGTGCCTTTCGCCTATCTGCCGATCCGGGCCCGCCTCGAGGGCATGGACCGCACGCTGGAGATCGCGGCGGCGGATCTCTACGCCACGCCCTGGCAGACCTTCCGCAGGGTCACCCTGCCGCTGGTCCTGCCGGGCATCGTCGCCGGCGCGATGCTCGCCTTCGTCATCTCGCTCGACGACGTCATCATTACCGAGTTCGTGAAGTCGGCCGGACAGGATACCCTGCCGACCTATATGCTCGGTCAATTGCGGCGGGCGGTCACGCCGGAGGTCAACGCCATCTCGACGGCATTGCTCGGGCTGACGATTGTGCTGCTCACCGCCTTCTTCCTCCTCACCGGGAGGGGCAACGACAAGAAACCGTGA
- a CDS encoding extracellular solute-binding protein yields MRTSLLALTAAATLALSAPAFAAGELNIYNWGNYTNPKLIEKFEKTYDVKVTLTDYDSNTTALTKIEAGGHGFDIVVPTNNYVPIYVEKGLLLESRPDQMENFKHLSKQWQDVTWDPNRHYTVPWQWGTTGVAVDTSVYGGDINTSAIFLDPPAELVGKVNVVPEMNDVINLTLFYVGGEACTTDKTVLRKVRDTLMAAKPKWLSMDYGTTDKLSSGEYKATVNWNGSTFRARLNNPKVAYGYPKEGYPLWMDSVAVLKDAKNAENAKLFQNFIMDPENAAMISAFARYANGVDGSEAFMPEEMKTAPEIVTPEALRAAGKFLPTCPPESRDLYTAIWTELQK; encoded by the coding sequence ATGCGTACGTCCTTGCTTGCACTGACAGCCGCCGCGACGCTCGCCCTGAGCGCACCGGCCTTCGCCGCGGGCGAACTGAACATCTATAACTGGGGCAACTACACCAACCCCAAGCTGATCGAGAAATTCGAGAAGACCTACGACGTCAAGGTCACACTCACCGACTATGACTCGAACACCACCGCGCTGACCAAGATCGAGGCCGGCGGACACGGCTTCGACATCGTGGTGCCGACCAACAACTACGTGCCGATCTATGTCGAGAAGGGACTGCTGCTCGAGAGCCGCCCGGACCAGATGGAGAACTTCAAGCATCTCTCCAAGCAGTGGCAGGACGTCACCTGGGATCCGAACCGCCACTACACCGTTCCCTGGCAGTGGGGCACCACCGGCGTCGCGGTCGATACCTCGGTCTATGGCGGCGACATCAACACCTCGGCGATCTTCCTCGACCCGCCGGCGGAACTGGTCGGCAAGGTCAATGTCGTCCCGGAAATGAACGACGTCATCAACCTGACCCTGTTCTATGTCGGCGGCGAGGCCTGCACCACCGACAAGACGGTGCTGAGAAAGGTCCGCGACACGCTGATGGCGGCGAAGCCGAAATGGCTGTCGATGGATTACGGCACCACCGACAAGCTCTCCAGCGGCGAATACAAGGCGACCGTGAACTGGAACGGCTCGACCTTCCGCGCCCGGCTGAACAACCCGAAGGTGGCCTACGGCTATCCGAAGGAAGGCTATCCGCTCTGGATGGATTCCGTCGCCGTTCTGAAGGACGCCAAAAACGCCGAGAACGCCAAGCTGTTCCAGAACTTCATCATGGATCCGGAGAACGCCGCGATGATCTCCGCCTTCGCGCGCTACGCGAACGGCGTCGACGGCTCCGAGGCGTTCATGCCGGAGGAGATGAAGACCGCACCGGAAATCGTCACGCCGGAAGCGCTGCGTGCCGCCGGCAAGTTCCTGCCGACCTGCCCGCCGGAATCGCGCGATCTCTACACCGCGATCTGGACCGAGCTGCAGAAGTAA
- a CDS encoding SRPBCC family protein translates to MTETENDLVLSRTYDAPRAAIWRCWTEPELLMQWFCPKPWFVSEARMDLRSGGEFFTRMNGPDGESFGNAGVFLEIVPGEKLVFTDAFTPGWRPSGRPFMCAEVVLKDAPGGKTDYLARAMHWSAEAKQEHEAMGFHDGWGKAGEQLEALAQSL, encoded by the coding sequence ATGACCGAGACTGAAAACGACCTCGTCCTCAGCCGTACCTATGACGCGCCCCGCGCCGCGATCTGGCGCTGCTGGACCGAACCCGAGCTGCTGATGCAATGGTTCTGCCCCAAGCCCTGGTTCGTCTCCGAGGCGCGGATGGACCTCCGTTCCGGCGGCGAGTTCTTTACCCGGATGAACGGCCCCGATGGCGAGTCATTCGGCAATGCCGGTGTCTTTCTCGAAATCGTCCCGGGCGAGAAGCTCGTCTTCACCGATGCCTTCACGCCCGGCTGGCGCCCCTCCGGCCGGCCTTTTATGTGCGCCGAAGTGGTGCTGAAGGATGCGCCCGGCGGCAAGACGGACTATCTCGCCCGCGCCATGCACTGGAGCGCCGAAGCGAAGCAGGAGCATGAGGCCATGGGCTTCCATGACGGCTGGGGCAAGGCGGGTGAGCAGCTGGAGGCGCTGGCGCAGTCGCTGTGA
- a CDS encoding dihydrofolate reductase family protein, translating to MTAGSSTAAGSGRIRIRPGDLVVSTHSEPFDLLLGRHTYDIWSGYWPTAEAGPIADSINGATKYVATRRPDSLDWEPVESLGADIAEGVRRLKATDGPDLILWGSSSLTPLLLGEGLADEVTLFVYPVLLGTGKRFFSDAAGPQTLSLISSTATASGTLINHFTRGAPFRTGDFRDDRT from the coding sequence GTGACGGCGGGTTCGAGCACGGCGGCTGGGTCTGGCCGCATTCGGATCCGGCCCGGCGATCTGGTGGTATCCACCCACAGCGAACCCTTCGACCTGCTGCTCGGCCGCCATACCTACGACATCTGGAGCGGCTACTGGCCGACCGCAGAGGCCGGGCCGATCGCGGACAGCATCAATGGCGCGACGAAGTACGTTGCGACCCGCCGACCGGACAGTCTCGACTGGGAGCCGGTCGAAAGCCTCGGCGCGGATATCGCCGAAGGCGTTCGCCGTCTGAAGGCGACGGACGGTCCCGACCTGATCCTCTGGGGCAGCTCGAGCCTGACACCCTTGCTGCTCGGCGAAGGGCTGGCCGACGAGGTCACGCTCTTCGTCTATCCGGTGCTGCTCGGAACCGGAAAGCGCTTCTTCTCCGATGCCGCGGGCCCGCAGACGCTTTCACTGATCAGCTCGACGGCCACCGCTTCCGGCACCCTCATCAATCACTTCACGCGTGGCGCCCCGTTCCGGACCGGAGATTTTCGCGACGACAGGACCTGA
- a CDS encoding TetR/AcrR family transcriptional regulator, translating to MPRPTKHSPERGDARTRLLEAARDVIREQGFAATSVDALCTRAGVTKGAFFHHFESKEALGVAAADYWSETTAAFFASAPYHAHEDPLRRVLGYIDFRREIIAGELAEFTCLVGTMSQEVYDSHPAIRAACAESILGHAAALEPDIEAAMQRHDVTGDWSVASLARHTQAVLQGAFILAKATGDPAVAIESVDHLRRYIELLFATGKPVRH from the coding sequence ATGCCAAGACCGACAAAACACTCTCCCGAACGCGGCGATGCCCGCACCCGCCTCCTTGAGGCTGCCCGGGACGTGATCCGGGAGCAGGGCTTTGCCGCGACCAGCGTCGACGCGCTCTGTACCCGGGCGGGGGTCACCAAGGGTGCCTTCTTCCATCATTTCGAGAGCAAGGAGGCGCTCGGTGTTGCGGCGGCCGACTACTGGTCGGAGACGACCGCCGCGTTTTTCGCGAGCGCGCCGTATCATGCGCACGAGGACCCGCTTCGGCGGGTCCTGGGATATATCGATTTCCGACGCGAGATAATTGCGGGCGAGCTGGCCGAGTTCACCTGCCTTGTCGGCACCATGAGCCAGGAAGTCTACGACTCTCATCCGGCGATCCGTGCGGCCTGCGCCGAGAGCATTCTTGGACACGCCGCGGCGCTTGAGCCGGATATCGAAGCGGCCATGCAGCGTCATGACGTGACCGGCGACTGGAGTGTCGCGAGCCTCGCCCGGCATACCCAGGCGGTGCTGCAGGGCGCCTTCATCCTCGCCAAGGCGACCGGCGATCCCGCCGTCGCGATCGAGAGCGTCGATCACCTGAGACGCTATATCGAGCTGCTGTTCGCCACCGGAAAACCGGTCCGGCACTGA
- a CDS encoding saccharopine dehydrogenase family protein, translating to MSARILVLGGYGTFGSFICRRLSETVGLTIIVAGRSLEKARALAAQLPVAEAERIDVTEPLDAALARVRPDIVIHTSGPFQGQSYAVAEACIRAGSHYIDLADGRDFVSGIGVLDAAARERGVTLVSGASSVPALTSAIADHYRPRFAEMRELDYAITTAQRTGRGLATTRAILGYVGQSFLTIEDGRPKTVHGWQGLTWRRYRQAGRRFLGYCDIPDHAIFPGRYPGLRTIRFRAGLEVPLAHLGLWALSWFVRIGAVRTLAPLAPALLGLSNRFDRFGTDVSAFHMRLSGASRDGTDISVTFELTARSGDGPNIPCVPAILLACKLADGTLRRPGAIPCVGLISLHDYLAELASLDISWDETEAA from the coding sequence GTGAGCGCGCGCATTCTCGTCCTCGGCGGCTACGGGACCTTCGGCAGTTTCATCTGCCGCAGACTTTCCGAGACCGTGGGCCTCACGATCATCGTCGCCGGTCGCTCGCTCGAGAAGGCGCGGGCCTTGGCTGCCCAACTGCCTGTCGCCGAGGCGGAGCGGATCGACGTGACGGAGCCTCTGGACGCGGCGCTCGCTCGGGTCCGCCCGGATATCGTTATCCACACCTCCGGCCCGTTCCAGGGCCAGAGCTACGCCGTCGCCGAGGCCTGTATCCGGGCTGGAAGCCATTATATTGATCTCGCCGACGGGCGCGACTTCGTCTCCGGAATCGGTGTGCTGGACGCCGCGGCGCGAGAGCGCGGCGTCACCTTGGTGAGCGGCGCGAGCTCCGTTCCCGCCCTGACGTCTGCCATCGCAGATCACTATCGTCCGCGCTTCGCCGAGATGCGCGAGCTGGATTACGCGATCACGACCGCGCAACGTACCGGACGGGGCCTCGCGACGACGCGGGCAATTCTCGGCTATGTCGGCCAGTCTTTCCTTACGATCGAGGACGGCCGACCGAAAACGGTCCATGGCTGGCAGGGGTTGACCTGGCGGCGCTACCGGCAGGCCGGCAGACGCTTCCTCGGCTATTGCGACATTCCCGATCACGCGATCTTTCCCGGACGGTATCCCGGATTACGCACCATCCGGTTCCGCGCCGGCCTCGAGGTCCCTCTCGCCCATCTCGGCCTCTGGGCCCTCTCCTGGTTTGTCCGTATCGGCGCGGTCCGCACTCTGGCGCCGTTGGCGCCGGCGCTGCTTGGGCTTTCCAACCGGTTCGACCGTTTCGGCACGGATGTCTCCGCCTTCCACATGCGGCTGAGCGGGGCGAGCCGAGACGGCACGGATATCTCTGTCACTTTCGAGCTGACGGCGCGGTCCGGGGACGGCCCGAACATTCCCTGCGTTCCCGCCATCCTGTTGGCGTGCAAACTGGCAGACGGTACGCTTCGTCGTCCCGGTGCAATACCCTGCGTCGGTCTGATCAGCCTGCATGACTATCTTGCCGAGCTGGCCTCGCTCGATATCTCGTGGGACGAGACGGAAGCCGCCTGA
- a CDS encoding DUF4166 domain-containing protein — protein sequence MPLDSAAFRSEGELFREVMGAEWSKLHPDIQKRFEKNPAPGAPLRYQGVLDELSCSLAGKLLGFLTRPLIKGALIPHSATGVPVDIQVYTEPGDPAIYKHRIYRLPGRKPVEFTSYMRRSDRGEVLEYVGFGLGMKLLVFEKDGNLHFRSDGYFWDLGFVRLPVPDLLSPGKTYLMHLNEGAGRFRIRIDIEHSLFGRMFVQAGVFEEVQG from the coding sequence ATGCCGCTGGATTCGGCCGCGTTCAGATCTGAGGGAGAACTGTTCCGGGAGGTCATGGGGGCCGAATGGTCGAAGCTGCATCCGGATATCCAGAAACGTTTCGAGAAGAACCCCGCACCGGGAGCGCCGCTGCGTTATCAGGGTGTTCTGGACGAGCTTTCCTGTTCCCTTGCCGGAAAACTGCTCGGCTTCCTGACACGGCCGCTCATAAAGGGGGCGCTGATCCCTCATAGTGCCACCGGCGTACCCGTCGATATCCAGGTCTATACGGAGCCGGGCGACCCCGCGATCTACAAGCACCGGATCTACCGGCTTCCGGGCCGCAAACCGGTCGAGTTCACCTCCTACATGCGCCGGAGCGATCGGGGCGAGGTCCTCGAATATGTCGGCTTCGGCCTCGGCATGAAGCTGCTTGTCTTCGAGAAGGACGGAAACCTGCATTTCCGCAGCGACGGCTATTTCTGGGATCTCGGTTTCGTCCGTCTGCCCGTGCCGGACCTGCTCTCTCCGGGTAAGACCTATCTCATGCATCTGAACGAGGGCGCGGGACGGTTCCGTATCCGGATCGACATCGAGCACTCGCTGTTCGGCCGGATGTTCGTGCAGGCGGGCGTCTTCGAGGAGGTGCAGGGGTGA
- a CDS encoding DUF4166 domain-containing protein produces MNGEGTPGSVSVVYDGACPICRSAAHAVTLRKEHGALALVDARTMPGHRLCRTAEAKGLDLDKGMLIEAGGRLYYGAEATLFLASYGDPNRLTTKLARLLKRSRIASETAYVMLRGVRKLLLFLRGVDGLQKPSDAGRPIFAPVFGDDWERLPPVIRRHYPNRPFSDDVTRVEGVLDVMSAGPVRLLAPVLSALGQIPARNESGVPVTVTFRSDPGSAAFVFDREFRFSDGDYHFRSRMLHLGGGEVVEIMRYGFYWRCRYAWREGKVMLAHRGYGIRLFGRHVPLPLGLLLGRNEAEEVPLDAGSFGMMTRITHPLWGRVYEYRGRFSFMEDG; encoded by the coding sequence ATGAACGGTGAGGGGACGCCCGGATCCGTATCTGTGGTCTACGATGGCGCCTGCCCGATTTGCAGGTCCGCCGCCCATGCGGTGACTCTCCGCAAAGAACACGGCGCGCTCGCGCTCGTCGATGCCCGCACGATGCCCGGGCACCGGCTTTGCCGGACGGCGGAGGCAAAAGGCCTCGACCTCGACAAGGGGATGCTGATCGAGGCCGGCGGGCGTCTTTATTATGGGGCGGAGGCGACCCTCTTCCTCGCGAGCTACGGCGATCCCAACCGTTTGACGACGAAGCTCGCCCGGCTGCTGAAACGCTCGCGCATCGCGTCGGAGACGGCTTACGTCATGCTCCGTGGCGTTCGAAAGCTCCTGCTGTTCTTGCGCGGTGTGGACGGTCTGCAGAAGCCGAGCGACGCGGGCCGCCCGATCTTTGCTCCGGTTTTCGGTGACGACTGGGAGCGCCTTCCTCCGGTCATCCGGCGGCACTATCCGAACCGGCCCTTTTCAGATGACGTGACCCGGGTCGAGGGTGTGCTCGACGTCATGAGCGCCGGCCCGGTCCGGCTGCTTGCGCCGGTGCTCTCCGCCCTTGGACAGATTCCGGCCCGCAACGAAAGCGGCGTGCCGGTGACGGTGACCTTCAGAAGCGATCCCGGCAGCGCGGCCTTCGTCTTCGACCGAGAGTTCCGCTTCAGCGACGGCGACTATCATTTCCGCTCGCGCATGCTCCATCTCGGCGGCGGCGAGGTCGTGGAAATCATGCGCTACGGATTTTACTGGCGCTGCCGCTACGCCTGGCGCGAGGGGAAGGTGATGCTCGCCCATCGCGGCTACGGGATCCGGCTTTTCGGGCGCCACGTGCCACTGCCGCTCGGCCTGCTGCTGGGGCGGAACGAGGCCGAGGAGGTTCCGCTGGACGCGGGCAGTTTCGGGATGATGACCCGGATCACTCATCCGCTTTGGGGCCGGGTCTATGAATATCGTGGCCGCTTCAGTTTCATGGAGGACGGGTGA